One Methylocapsa sp. D3K7 DNA window includes the following coding sequences:
- a CDS encoding cbb3-type cytochrome c oxidase subunit I has protein sequence MVDIGVAEAVPPAEVEDVELYHAKSWVTKYVFCQDAKVIAIQYSITAIGIGLVALVLSWLIRLQLAFPGSFSIITPSNYYQFITMHGMIMVIYLLTALFLGGFGNYLIPLMVGARDMVFPYVNMLSFWVYFLAVLVLVASFFAPGGPTGAGWTLYPPQAILAGTPGQDWGIILMLASLILFIIGFTMGGLNYVVTVLQGRTRGMTMMRLPLTVWGIFTATILALLAFPALFVASVMMLLDRVLGTSFFMPAIVQAGEHLKYGGGSPILFQHLFWFFGHPEVYIVALPAFGIVSDLISTHARKNIFGYRMMVWAIVAIAVLSFIVWGHHMYISGMNPPFGFFFATSTLIIAVPTAIKVYNWVLTLWRADIHLTVPMLFALGFIVTFVNGGITGLFLGNVVVDVPLSATMFVVAHFHMVMGIAPILVVFGGIYHWYPKITGRMWNETLGQVHFWITFLGAYLIYFPMHYLGFVGVPRRYYELGETAFVPPSAATLNVFITAAALIVGAAQAVFFFNLIWSLFKGKPAGGNPWRATTLEWQTPQTPPGHGNWGKELPIVYRWAYDYSVPGAKQDFLPQNQPPSNQPA, from the coding sequence TAGAACTTTACCATGCGAAGAGCTGGGTAACGAAGTACGTCTTTTGCCAGGATGCCAAAGTCATCGCCATTCAGTACTCGATCACGGCCATCGGCATTGGACTGGTGGCTCTGGTGCTGTCGTGGTTGATCCGGCTGCAGCTGGCATTCCCGGGCAGCTTTTCCATCATCACACCAAGCAACTATTACCAATTTATCACCATGCACGGCATGATCATGGTGATCTACCTGCTCACCGCGTTGTTCTTGGGAGGCTTCGGCAATTATCTCATCCCGCTGATGGTGGGCGCGCGGGACATGGTTTTCCCCTATGTGAACATGCTGAGCTTCTGGGTCTATTTTCTCGCGGTGCTGGTCCTGGTGGCAAGCTTCTTCGCACCAGGCGGACCTACGGGCGCCGGCTGGACCCTATATCCGCCCCAGGCCATCCTCGCGGGTACCCCCGGCCAGGACTGGGGCATCATTCTGATGCTGGCTTCCCTGATCTTGTTCATCATCGGCTTCACCATGGGCGGCTTGAACTATGTGGTGACGGTGCTTCAAGGACGCACACGGGGAATGACGATGATGCGCTTGCCCCTGACGGTATGGGGCATTTTCACAGCGACAATCCTCGCGCTGCTGGCCTTCCCCGCCTTGTTCGTCGCCTCCGTCATGATGCTGTTGGACAGGGTTTTGGGGACCAGTTTCTTCATGCCGGCCATCGTCCAGGCGGGGGAGCATCTGAAATATGGCGGAGGGAGTCCGATCTTGTTCCAGCACTTATTCTGGTTCTTCGGTCATCCTGAGGTCTACATCGTCGCGCTGCCTGCCTTCGGCATTGTCTCCGACCTGATCAGCACCCACGCGAGAAAGAACATCTTTGGCTATCGCATGATGGTGTGGGCGATCGTTGCAATCGCTGTCCTCAGCTTCATTGTATGGGGGCATCACATGTACATCAGCGGCATGAACCCGCCTTTCGGATTTTTCTTCGCCACATCGACTCTTATCATTGCCGTCCCAACTGCTATCAAGGTCTACAACTGGGTGCTGACCCTGTGGCGTGCTGACATCCACCTCACGGTCCCGATGTTATTCGCCCTCGGATTCATTGTTACGTTTGTTAATGGGGGTATCACGGGCTTGTTCCTTGGCAATGTGGTGGTGGATGTTCCACTTTCAGCCACTATGTTTGTCGTTGCCCACTTTCATATGGTGATGGGGATAGCGCCCATTCTCGTCGTGTTCGGGGGGATTTACCATTGGTACCCCAAGATCACTGGCCGCATGTGGAACGAGACGCTGGGCCAAGTTCACTTCTGGATCACGTTCCTCGGGGCCTATCTGATTTATTTCCCCATGCACTACCTTGGGTTTGTCGGCGTGCCACGACGGTACTACGAGCTGGGCGAGACGGCCTTTGTTCCGCCATCGGCCGCAACGTTGAACGTCTTTATCACCGCCGCGGCGCTGATCGTCGGTGCCGCCCAGGCGGTGTTCTTTTTCAATCTGATTTGGAGCCTGTTTAAAGGCAAACCTGCCGGTGGTAATCCTTGGAGAGCCACTACGCTGGAGTGGCAGACGCCGCAAACGCCGCCCGGGCATGGCAACTGGGGCAAGGAGTTACCCATAGTCTACCGCTGGGCATATGATTACAGCGTGCCAGGCGCCAAGCAGGACTTTCTGCCCCAAAACCAGCCCCCATCCAATCAACCGGCTTAG